A window of the Pseudomonas furukawaii genome harbors these coding sequences:
- the choX gene encoding choline ABC transporter substrate-binding protein, with the protein MNRLNLFAGCCLLALSTSAALAADDASCQKIRLGTVGWTDVVATTAVASELLASLGYQTTQTQASQQIVFAGIQKKQIDAFLGYWRPLMDDNIRPFVQSGSVKVAATPSLADATAMLAVPSYAAEQGLRSFEDIARFKDQLDGKIYGIEPGTAANTNIQKMIDENRFGLGDFKLVESSEAGMLSAVSRAVRNQKPIIFWGWKPHPMNIQMPITYLTGSQDLFGPDDGAATVTNVTATDFAQRCPNADRLLANLRFTSEQEAQLMQPIMERQPAAKVAREWLKANPDVVKGWLAGVTTFDGRSGIDSALASLK; encoded by the coding sequence ATGAACCGTCTCAACCTATTCGCTGGATGCTGTTTACTCGCCTTGTCCACTTCCGCCGCGCTCGCCGCCGATGACGCCAGTTGCCAGAAGATCCGTCTCGGCACCGTGGGCTGGACCGATGTGGTCGCCACCACCGCGGTCGCCTCCGAGCTGCTCGCCAGCCTCGGCTACCAGACCACCCAGACCCAGGCGTCGCAGCAGATCGTCTTCGCGGGCATCCAGAAGAAGCAGATCGATGCCTTCCTCGGCTACTGGCGGCCGCTGATGGACGACAACATCAGGCCTTTCGTCCAGAGCGGTTCGGTCAAGGTGGCTGCCACCCCCTCGCTGGCCGATGCCACGGCCATGCTCGCGGTTCCCAGCTACGCGGCGGAGCAGGGATTGCGCTCCTTCGAGGACATCGCCCGATTCAAGGACCAGCTGGACGGCAAGATCTACGGTATCGAGCCGGGAACGGCGGCCAATACCAATATCCAGAAGATGATCGACGAGAACCGCTTCGGCCTCGGCGACTTCAAGCTGGTGGAGTCCAGCGAGGCCGGCATGCTCTCCGCCGTCTCCCGCGCGGTGCGGAACCAGAAACCCATCATCTTCTGGGGCTGGAAACCCCATCCGATGAATATCCAGATGCCCATCACCTACCTGACCGGCAGCCAGGATCTGTTCGGCCCGGACGACGGTGCCGCCACCGTCACCAATGTCACCGCCACCGACTTCGCCCAGCGCTGCCCCAACGCCGACCGTCTGCTGGCCAACCTGCGCTTCACCAGTGAGCAGGAGGCCCAGCTGATGCAGCCGATCATGGAGCGCCAGCCTGCGGCCAAGGTCGCCCGCGAATGGCTCAAGGCCAACCCCGACGTGGTCAAGGGCTGGCTCGCCGGGGTGACCACCTTCGATGGCAGGAGCGGCATCGACAGCGCCCTCGCCTCGCTGAAGTGA
- a CDS encoding formate dehydrogenase beta subunit: MLRLCIPCDSVARAVGADAVAEALVAEAGRRRLDVEVMRTSSRGLYWLEPLLELDGPDGRLGFGPVTPEDVPSLLDALAGEGVHPLALGAVEEIPYLKSQQRLLFARAGITRPLSLEDYRAHGGYEGLARAIALSGDEIVAAVLDSGLRGRGGAAFPAGIKWRTVRGAVAEQKYVVCNADEGDSGTFADRMQMEGDPFLLIEGMTIAGLAVGATLGYIYVRSEYPQAVQTLRAALEIAREAGYLGGDVAGSGRAFDLEVRVGAGAYICGEETALLDSLEGKRGVVRAKPPLPALQGLFGQPTLVHNVLTLTSVPTILARGAQFYRDFGMGRSLGTMPFQLAGNVRHGGLVERAFGLTLRELVEGYGGGTASGRPLKAAQVGGPLGAWVPPSQFDTPLDYEAFAAMGAMLGHGGVVVADDSLDMAQMARFALQFCAEESCGKCTPCRIGSTRGVEVVDRLLAAPDAAARDEQVILLKDLCDTLTYGSLCALGGMTAYPVTSALKHFPADFGLETSEADQ, from the coding sequence ATGCTGAGGCTGTGCATCCCCTGTGATTCAGTGGCCCGCGCCGTGGGCGCCGATGCGGTGGCCGAGGCGCTGGTGGCCGAAGCCGGTCGTCGGCGTCTCGACGTCGAGGTCATGCGCACCAGTTCCCGTGGGCTCTACTGGCTGGAACCGCTGCTGGAACTGGACGGCCCCGACGGCCGGCTCGGCTTCGGCCCCGTGACGCCGGAGGACGTGCCGTCCCTGCTGGATGCCCTGGCCGGAGAGGGCGTCCACCCCCTGGCACTGGGGGCGGTGGAAGAGATTCCCTACCTGAAGAGCCAGCAACGCCTGCTCTTCGCCCGCGCCGGCATCACCCGGCCGCTTTCCCTTGAGGACTATCGGGCCCATGGCGGCTACGAAGGCCTGGCGCGCGCCATTGCCCTGAGCGGTGATGAGATCGTCGCCGCCGTGCTGGACTCCGGTCTGCGTGGCCGGGGCGGTGCGGCCTTCCCGGCCGGTATCAAGTGGCGCACCGTGCGCGGGGCCGTCGCTGAACAGAAATACGTGGTGTGCAACGCCGACGAAGGCGACTCCGGCACCTTCGCCGACCGCATGCAGATGGAAGGCGACCCCTTCCTGCTGATCGAGGGCATGACCATCGCCGGCCTCGCCGTTGGCGCGACCCTGGGCTACATCTACGTGCGCTCGGAGTACCCGCAGGCTGTGCAGACCCTGCGCGCGGCGCTGGAGATCGCGCGCGAAGCCGGTTACCTCGGCGGCGATGTGGCCGGTAGTGGCCGCGCCTTCGACCTGGAGGTGCGCGTGGGCGCCGGCGCCTACATCTGCGGCGAGGAAACCGCGCTGCTGGACTCCCTCGAAGGCAAGCGCGGCGTGGTCCGCGCCAAGCCACCGCTGCCGGCGCTGCAGGGCCTGTTCGGCCAGCCGACCCTGGTGCACAACGTGCTCACCCTGACCTCGGTGCCGACGATCCTCGCCCGTGGCGCGCAGTTCTACCGCGACTTCGGCATGGGCCGCTCCCTGGGCACCATGCCCTTCCAGCTGGCCGGCAACGTGCGCCACGGCGGCCTGGTGGAGCGGGCCTTCGGCCTGACCCTGCGGGAGCTGGTGGAAGGCTACGGCGGCGGAACGGCCAGTGGCCGGCCGCTCAAGGCCGCCCAGGTGGGCGGGCCGTTGGGCGCCTGGGTGCCACCGTCGCAGTTCGACACCCCGCTGGACTACGAGGCCTTCGCCGCCATGGGCGCGATGCTCGGCCACGGCGGTGTGGTGGTGGCTGACGACAGCCTCGACATGGCGCAGATGGCGCGCTTCGCCCTGCAGTTCTGTGCCGAGGAATCCTGCGGCAAGTGCACGCCCTGCCGGATCGGCTCGACCCGGGGCGTGGAAGTGGTGGACCGCCTGCTGGCGGCGCCCGATGCCGCCGCGCGGGACGAGCAGGTGATCCTGCTCAAGGACCTCTGCGACACCCTGACCTATGGCTCGCTCTGCGCCCTGGGCGGCATGACCGCCTACCCGGTGACCAGCGCACTCAAGCATTTCCCCGCCGACTTCGGTCTGGAGACCTCGGAGGCCGACCAATGA
- a CDS encoding thioesterase family protein, whose translation MSSALTTYRTTIPAEWVDYNGHLRDAFYLLIFSYGTDALMEVIGLDEAGRAQTGHTLYTLECHLNYLAEVKLGAEVEVRTQLLGADAKRLHIHHSLHYPGQAEALAASEQMLMNIDSEAGRSAPFAEAVAERVRGVVSEHDGLPRPVHVGRVMALPRR comes from the coding sequence ATGAGCAGCGCCCTGACCACCTATCGCACCACCATTCCGGCCGAGTGGGTCGACTACAACGGCCACCTGCGCGATGCGTTCTACCTGCTGATCTTCAGCTACGGGACGGATGCACTGATGGAGGTGATCGGCCTCGACGAGGCGGGTCGCGCACAGACCGGCCACACCCTCTATACCCTGGAGTGCCACCTGAACTACCTGGCGGAGGTGAAGCTGGGGGCCGAGGTGGAAGTGCGCACCCAGTTGCTGGGGGCGGATGCCAAGCGCCTGCACATCCATCACAGCCTGCATTACCCCGGCCAGGCCGAAGCCCTGGCCGCCAGCGAGCAGATGCTGATGAACATCGACAGCGAAGCGGGGCGCTCGGCCCCCTTCGCCGAGGCGGTGGCCGAGCGCGTCCGTGGCGTCGTTTCCGAGCATGACGGGCTTCCGCGGCCGGTTCATGTCGGGCGGGTAATGGCGCTACCCCGGCGTTGA
- the fdhF gene encoding formate dehydrogenase subunit alpha encodes MINLFDPASDIDLGTPARESEVQVSLSIDGREISVPAGTSVMRAAALLGTTIPKLCATDSLEAFGSCRMCLVEIDGMRGYPASCTTPVSEGMVVHTQTPKLATLRRNVMELYISDHPLDCLTCSANGNCELQTVAGQVGLREVRYGYDGANHLDEEKDVSNPYFDYDPSKCIVCNRCVRACEETQGTFALTIEGRGFDSRVAAAGGDNFLDSECVSCGACVQACPTATLMEKSVVEMGQPERSVITTCAYCGVGCSFRAEMKGNELVRMVPDKNGQANHGHSCVKGRFAFGYATHPDRITKPMIRKHITDPWQEVSWDEAVTYAASEFRRIQLKYGRDSIGGITSSRCTNEETYLVQKLVRAGFGNNNVDTCARVCHSPTGYGLKQTLGESAGTQSFDSVMQADVILVIGANPTDAHPVFGSQLKRRLRQGARLIVIDPRRIDLVDSPHARAEHHLALRPGTNVAMLNALAHVIVTEGLVNQDFVDARCESADFARWRDFVGKPENSPEALGPICGVAPDDIRAAARLYATGGNAAIYYGLGVTEHSQGSTAVMGIANLAMVTGNIGREGVGVNPLRGQNNVQGSCDMGSFPHELPGYRHVSNDSVRAQFEQAWGVTLQPDPGLRIPNMFEAALGGTFKALYCQGEDIAQSDPNTQHVTAALSAMECVVVQDIFLNETAKFAHVFLPGSSFLEKDGTFTNAERRISRVRKVMEPLGGKADWEATQLLANALGYRMDYKHPSEIMDEIARLTPTFTRVSYAELDRHGSLQWPCNEAAPDGTPTMHIEEFVRGKGRFMLTGYVPTEEKVNSRYPLLLTTGRILSQYNVGAQTRRTDNVAWHEEDRLEIHPTDAESRGIHDGDWVGVGSRAGQTVLRAKVSERVAPGVVYTTFHFPESGANVITTDNSDWATNCPEYKVTAVEVTKVFQPSEWQKRYQAFSDEQRRLLMERRRTERAEVRR; translated from the coding sequence ATGATCAACCTCTTCGACCCCGCCAGCGACATCGACCTGGGCACGCCCGCCCGCGAGAGCGAGGTGCAGGTCAGCCTGAGCATCGACGGACGCGAGATCAGCGTTCCCGCCGGCACCTCGGTGATGCGTGCAGCGGCGCTGCTCGGCACCACCATCCCCAAGCTCTGCGCCACCGACAGCCTGGAGGCCTTCGGCTCCTGCCGCATGTGCCTGGTGGAAATCGACGGCATGCGCGGCTACCCGGCCTCCTGCACCACGCCGGTGAGCGAAGGCATGGTGGTCCATACCCAGACGCCCAAGCTCGCCACCCTGCGCCGCAACGTCATGGAGCTGTACATCTCCGACCACCCGCTGGACTGCCTGACCTGTTCCGCCAACGGCAACTGCGAACTGCAGACCGTGGCCGGCCAGGTGGGCCTGCGGGAAGTGCGCTACGGCTACGACGGCGCCAACCACCTGGATGAAGAGAAGGACGTCTCCAACCCCTACTTCGACTACGACCCGAGCAAGTGCATCGTCTGCAACCGCTGCGTGCGGGCCTGCGAGGAAACCCAGGGCACCTTCGCCCTGACCATCGAAGGGCGCGGCTTCGACTCCCGTGTGGCGGCGGCCGGTGGGGATAACTTCCTCGACTCCGAATGCGTCTCCTGCGGCGCCTGCGTGCAGGCCTGCCCCACCGCCACGCTGATGGAGAAAAGCGTGGTGGAGATGGGTCAGCCGGAGCGCAGCGTCATCACCACCTGCGCATACTGCGGTGTGGGCTGCTCATTCCGCGCCGAGATGAAGGGCAACGAGTTGGTGCGCATGGTCCCGGACAAGAACGGCCAGGCCAACCACGGCCACTCCTGCGTCAAGGGCCGTTTCGCCTTTGGCTACGCCACCCACCCGGACCGCATCACCAAACCGATGATCCGCAAGCACATCACCGACCCCTGGCAGGAAGTCAGCTGGGACGAGGCGGTGACCTATGCGGCCAGTGAATTCCGCCGCATCCAGCTCAAGTACGGGCGCGATTCCATCGGCGGCATCACCTCCAGCCGCTGCACCAACGAGGAGACCTACCTGGTGCAGAAGCTGGTGCGTGCCGGCTTCGGCAACAACAACGTCGACACCTGCGCCCGCGTCTGCCACTCGCCTACCGGCTACGGCCTCAAGCAGACCCTGGGCGAGTCCGCAGGGACCCAGAGCTTCGACTCGGTGATGCAGGCCGACGTCATCCTGGTGATCGGCGCCAACCCCACCGATGCCCACCCGGTGTTCGGCTCCCAGCTCAAGCGCCGGTTGCGCCAGGGCGCCCGGCTGATCGTCATCGACCCGCGCCGCATCGACCTGGTGGATTCGCCCCATGCCCGCGCCGAGCATCACCTGGCGCTGCGTCCCGGCACCAACGTGGCCATGCTCAACGCGCTGGCCCACGTGATAGTCACCGAGGGCCTGGTGAATCAGGACTTCGTGGACGCCCGCTGCGAGTCGGCCGACTTCGCCCGCTGGCGCGACTTCGTCGGCAAGCCGGAGAACTCCCCGGAAGCCCTGGGGCCGATCTGTGGGGTGGCGCCTGACGACATCCGCGCCGCCGCCCGGCTCTACGCCACCGGCGGCAACGCGGCCATCTACTACGGGCTCGGGGTCACCGAGCACAGCCAGGGCAGCACCGCGGTGATGGGCATCGCCAACCTTGCCATGGTCACCGGCAACATCGGCCGCGAAGGCGTCGGGGTGAACCCGCTGAGGGGCCAGAACAACGTCCAGGGCTCCTGCGACATGGGCTCCTTCCCCCATGAGCTGCCGGGCTACCGCCATGTCTCCAACGACAGCGTGCGCGCCCAGTTCGAGCAGGCCTGGGGCGTGACCCTGCAGCCGGACCCGGGCCTGCGCATCCCCAACATGTTCGAGGCGGCCCTGGGCGGTACCTTCAAGGCGCTCTACTGCCAGGGCGAGGACATCGCCCAGAGCGATCCCAACACCCAGCATGTGACGGCCGCGCTGTCGGCCATGGAGTGCGTGGTGGTGCAGGACATCTTCCTCAACGAAACCGCCAAGTTCGCCCACGTGTTCCTGCCGGGCAGCTCCTTCCTGGAGAAGGACGGCACCTTCACCAACGCCGAGCGGCGCATCTCCCGCGTGCGCAAGGTGATGGAGCCCCTGGGCGGCAAGGCCGACTGGGAAGCCACCCAACTGCTGGCCAACGCCCTCGGCTACAGGATGGACTACAAGCATCCGTCCGAGATCATGGACGAGATCGCCCGTCTGACGCCCACCTTCACCCGCGTCAGCTACGCCGAACTGGATCGCCACGGCAGCCTGCAGTGGCCCTGCAACGAGGCCGCGCCGGACGGCACCCCGACCATGCACATCGAGGAATTCGTGCGCGGCAAGGGGCGCTTCATGCTGACCGGCTACGTGCCCACCGAGGAGAAGGTGAACAGCCGCTACCCGCTGCTGCTGACCACCGGGCGCATCCTCAGCCAGTACAACGTCGGCGCCCAGACCCGTCGCACCGACAACGTCGCCTGGCACGAGGAGGACCGGTTGGAAATCCACCCCACCGACGCCGAGAGCCGGGGTATCCACGACGGCGACTGGGTAGGCGTGGGCAGCCGAGCCGGGCAGACCGTGCTGCGCGCGAAGGTCAGCGAGCGGGTGGCGCCCGGGGTGGTCTACACCACCTTCCACTTCCCCGAGTCGGGCGCCAACGTCATCACCACCGACAACTCCGACTGGGCCACCAACTGCCCGGAATACAAGGTCACGGCAGTGGAGGTGACCAAGGTATTCCAGCCCTCCGAATGGCAGAAACGCTATCAGGCGTTCAGTGACGAGCAGCGTCGACTCCTCATGGAGCGTCGCAGGACCGAAAGAGCCGAGGTACGCCGATGA
- a CDS encoding L-carnitine dehydrogenase, whose product MSFVTRIKTFAALGSGVIGSGWVARALAHGLDVIAWDPAPGAEAALRARIANAWPALEKQGLAPGASQDRLRFVETIEECVRDADFIQESAPERLDLKLDLHAKISAAARPDVIIGSSTSGLLPSEFYADAVHPERCVVGHPFNPVYLLPLVEVVGGEKTASEAVQAAIEVYTALGMRPLHVRKEVPGFIADRLLEALWREALHLVNDGVASTGEIDDAIRFGAGLRWSFMGSFLTYTLAGGNAGMRHFMAQFGPALKLPWTYLPAPELTESLIDRVVEGTADQQGERSIAELERYRDDCLLAVLGAIKSTKARHGFAFAD is encoded by the coding sequence ATGTCCTTCGTCACCCGGATCAAGACCTTCGCCGCCCTCGGCAGCGGCGTCATCGGCAGCGGCTGGGTCGCCCGCGCCCTGGCCCACGGCCTCGACGTCATCGCCTGGGACCCGGCCCCCGGCGCCGAGGCGGCCTTGCGTGCGCGCATCGCCAATGCCTGGCCAGCCCTGGAGAAGCAGGGGCTCGCCCCCGGCGCCTCCCAGGATCGGCTGCGCTTCGTCGAGACCATCGAGGAATGCGTGCGCGACGCCGACTTCATCCAGGAAAGCGCGCCGGAGCGCCTCGACCTCAAGCTCGACCTGCACGCGAAGATCAGCGCGGCGGCGCGTCCCGACGTGATCATCGGCTCCAGCACCTCGGGGCTGCTGCCCAGCGAGTTCTACGCCGACGCGGTGCATCCGGAACGCTGCGTGGTGGGGCATCCCTTCAACCCGGTGTACCTGCTGCCGCTGGTGGAAGTGGTGGGTGGTGAAAAGACCGCGTCCGAGGCGGTGCAGGCGGCCATCGAGGTCTACACCGCGCTGGGCATGCGCCCGCTGCATGTGCGCAAGGAGGTGCCCGGTTTCATCGCCGACCGCCTGCTGGAAGCGCTCTGGCGGGAGGCGCTGCACCTGGTCAACGACGGCGTGGCCAGCACCGGCGAGATCGACGACGCCATCCGCTTCGGCGCGGGGTTGCGCTGGTCTTTCATGGGCAGCTTCCTCACCTACACCCTGGCGGGCGGCAATGCGGGGATGCGCCACTTCATGGCCCAGTTCGGCCCGGCGCTGAAACTGCCCTGGACCTACCTGCCGGCGCCTGAGCTGACCGAAAGCCTGATCGACCGGGTGGTGGAGGGCACCGCCGATCAGCAGGGCGAGCGCAGCATTGCCGAGCTGGAGCGCTACCGCGACGATTGCCTGCTGGCGGTGCTCGGGGCCATCAAGTCGACCAAGGCCCGCCACGGGTTCGCTTTCGCGGACTGA
- a CDS encoding formate dehydrogenase subunit delta, protein MSTDNLIKMANQIAQFFATEPDREQAVKGVQQHLQSFWTPAMRIELMAWQVEHHGECLHPLVQAALAEQGRAV, encoded by the coding sequence ATGAGCACCGACAACCTGATCAAGATGGCCAACCAGATCGCCCAGTTCTTCGCCACCGAGCCTGACCGGGAGCAGGCGGTCAAGGGCGTGCAGCAACACCTGCAGAGCTTCTGGACACCGGCGATGCGCATCGAACTGATGGCCTGGCAGGTGGAGCACCACGGCGAATGCCTGCATCCCCTGGTGCAGGCGGCCCTGGCGGAGCAGGGCAGGGCGGTGTAA
- a CDS encoding BKACE family enzyme, protein MNHEVIVTCAVTGAGDTVGKHPAIPVTPKEIAAAAIEAAKAGATVAHCHVRDPRTGKPSRDVALYRELVERIRESDTDIIINLTAGMGGDLEIGKGEQPLEFGTGTDLVGPLERLAHVEALLPEICTLDCGTLNFGDGDFIYVSTPAQLRAGARRITELGVKAELEIFDTGHLWFAKQMLKEGLLEDPLIQICLGIPWGAPADTTTMKAMADNLPPGVTWAGFGIGRMQMPMVAQAMLLGGNVRVGLEDNIWLDRGVHASNGQLVERAIEIIERLGGRALTPAEGREKMKLKRRG, encoded by the coding sequence GTGAACCATGAAGTCATAGTCACCTGTGCCGTCACCGGCGCCGGCGATACCGTCGGCAAGCACCCCGCCATTCCCGTCACCCCCAAGGAGATCGCCGCCGCCGCCATCGAAGCCGCCAAGGCGGGCGCCACCGTCGCCCACTGCCATGTGCGCGACCCCAGGACGGGCAAGCCCAGCCGCGACGTGGCGCTGTACCGCGAGCTGGTGGAGCGCATCCGCGAGAGCGACACCGACATCATCATCAACCTCACCGCCGGCATGGGCGGGGATCTGGAGATCGGCAAGGGCGAGCAGCCCCTGGAATTCGGCACCGGCACCGACCTGGTGGGGCCGCTGGAACGCCTGGCCCATGTGGAGGCGCTGTTGCCGGAAATCTGCACCCTGGACTGCGGCACCCTGAACTTCGGCGATGGCGACTTCATCTACGTCTCCACCCCGGCCCAGCTGCGGGCAGGCGCCAGGCGCATCACCGAGCTGGGCGTGAAGGCCGAACTGGAGATCTTCGACACCGGTCATCTCTGGTTCGCCAAGCAGATGCTCAAGGAAGGCCTGCTGGAGGACCCGCTGATCCAGATCTGCCTGGGGATTCCGTGGGGCGCTCCGGCGGATACCACCACCATGAAGGCCATGGCCGACAACCTGCCGCCCGGCGTCACCTGGGCGGGCTTCGGCATCGGCCGCATGCAGATGCCCATGGTGGCCCAGGCGATGCTGCTGGGTGGCAACGTGCGGGTCGGCCTGGAGGACAACATCTGGCTCGACCGGGGCGTGCATGCCAGCAACGGCCAATTGGTGGAACGCGCCATCGAGATCATCGAGCGCCTCGGCGGTCGCGCCCTCACCCCCGCCGAGGGCCGCGAGAAGATGAAGCTCAAGCGCCGTGGTTGA
- a CDS encoding GlxA family transcriptional regulator, with translation MSQTFSFLLLPGFSMIGLMSAVEPLRVANRFRGGLYHWRLLSLDGGPVQGSNGMSLNVEGGLDAPATGECLLVVAGFEPLACFGPRLSHWLNRADADGLRLGGIDTGSFVLAEAELFTRQRLTLHWEAIEAFRERYPTLSVTQELFEIDGRRITSAGGTASLDLMLTLMARQHGEALALQVSEQFVLGRIRTHQDHQRMQIASRFNVHNRKLVQVIGEMERHSETPLTTQALAERVGVTPRQLERLFRLHLDETPTGFYLGLRLEKARQLLRQTDMAVLEIALACGFESSSYFSRCYRSRFATTPSRDRHEHPDQESGQDAG, from the coding sequence ATGTCCCAGACCTTCAGCTTCCTCCTGTTGCCGGGCTTCTCCATGATCGGCCTGATGTCGGCGGTGGAACCCCTGCGGGTAGCCAACCGTTTCCGTGGCGGCTTGTACCACTGGCGGCTGCTGAGCCTGGACGGCGGCCCCGTGCAGGGCAGCAACGGCATGTCGCTGAATGTGGAGGGCGGCCTGGACGCACCGGCAACGGGCGAGTGCCTGCTGGTGGTGGCGGGATTCGAGCCGCTGGCCTGCTTCGGCCCACGCCTGTCCCACTGGCTCAACCGGGCTGACGCCGATGGCCTGCGCCTGGGCGGCATCGACACCGGCAGCTTCGTGCTGGCCGAGGCGGAGCTGTTCACGCGGCAAAGGCTGACCCTGCACTGGGAGGCCATCGAAGCCTTCCGCGAACGCTACCCGACCCTCAGCGTCACCCAGGAGCTCTTCGAGATCGACGGGCGCCGCATCACCAGCGCCGGCGGCACCGCCAGCCTCGACCTGATGCTGACCCTGATGGCCCGCCAGCACGGCGAGGCCCTGGCGCTGCAAGTGTCGGAACAGTTCGTGCTGGGACGCATCCGCACCCACCAGGACCATCAGCGGATGCAGATCGCCAGCCGCTTCAATGTCCACAACAGGAAGCTGGTGCAGGTCATCGGCGAGATGGAGCGCCACAGCGAAACACCCCTGACCACCCAGGCCCTGGCCGAGCGGGTGGGCGTGACGCCACGCCAGCTGGAGCGGCTGTTCCGCCTGCACCTCGATGAAACGCCGACCGGCTTCTACCTCGGCCTGCGCCTGGAGAAGGCCCGGCAACTGCTGCGCCAGACCGACATGGCGGTGCTGGAGATCGCCCTGGCCTGCGGCTTCGAGTCCTCCAGCTACTTCTCGCGCTGCTACCGCAGCCGCTTCGCTACGACCCCGAGCCGCGACCGGCACGAGCACCCCGATCAGGAGTCCGGCCAGGACGCCGGTTGA